The region TATTAGTTTTAATGCCGGCCTACTGAACTCATCGAATAGGCATGGAATAAGGATTGATGTTGGCCTTTTTAATAGGTCTTTATTTAATTGAGATACTGGATCCTTTGCTAATCCGTACTCATGAATAGTTGTGATTAAACCCTGCTGAAAGTCCATTCAAGAAAAAAGTTTTACAGATTCAAGGTGGGAGCTACGATGAGGTAGAGATGATTGTTTTCCTTTAAAGAGTGTCTGAGTTGGATAGTGAATTAGATAAACTGAGGTTGTCTCTCAGAGAAATTTATCCTGATCACTCTGAACAAGAAATCAATTCAGTGTGGTCACAATTGTTGCAGATTCTCGAGCCATTTTGTGTTAGGCACGACAGCAATGAATTAGAGATCGAATCAATTTGGGATTCTTCAAGTGTTGTTTTGATTACTTACCCAGATTCAATTTATAGGAAAGATGAATCAACTTTAAAAACATTAACTGAATTCGTAAAAAATAGATTAAGTGGTCTTTCTTCAGTCATACACGTTTTACCATTTCTCCCTTCCACAAGTGATGGAGGATTCGCTGTCTCTAATCATAAAAAGATTGAAGATACCTTTGGGAATTGGAATGATTTAAAGGATTTATCAAGTAAGCACAAAATAATGGCAGATCTTGTTTTAAATCATGTCTCTTCTTCTCATCCATGGGTTCATCAATTTATAAAATCACAGGAGCCTGGTATGGCGTACATTGTTGCTCCTTCTGAGATTCATGTTTGGGAGAAAGTTATAAGACCTAGAAATTCATCACTCTTCACTAATATAAATACTGATCAAGGATTTAGGAATGTTTGGACAACTTTTGGGCCAGATCAGATTGACGTTGATTGGAGGAATCCACATATCTTTTTAGAGTTTTTGAAATTATTGGTTAGGTATGTAAATAATGGAGCTGAATGGATTCGACTTGACGCAATTGCATTTATTTGGAAAGAACCATATACGACTTGTTTACATTTAGACCCAGTACACTTAATAGTTAAACTTTTAAATAAATGCTTGAAGATTATTAAACCTTCGGCTGTATTAATTACCGAGACTAATGTACCGGAGAAGGAGAATCTTTCTTATTTGATTGAAGGGAATGAGGCAAATCTTGCTTATAACTTTACTTTACCTCCTTTAT is a window of Prochlorococcus marinus str. MIT 0917 DNA encoding:
- a CDS encoding sugar phosphorylase, producing the protein MSELDSELDKLRLSLREIYPDHSEQEINSVWSQLLQILEPFCVRHDSNELEIESIWDSSSVVLITYPDSIYRKDESTLKTLTEFVKNRLSGLSSVIHVLPFLPSTSDGGFAVSNHKKIEDTFGNWNDLKDLSSKHKIMADLVLNHVSSSHPWVHQFIKSQEPGMAYIVAPSEIHVWEKVIRPRNSSLFTNINTDQGFRNVWTTFGPDQIDVDWRNPHIFLEFLKLLVRYVNNGAEWIRLDAIAFIWKEPYTTCLHLDPVHLIVKLLNKCLKIIKPSAVLITETNVPEKENLSYLIEGNEANLAYNFTLPPLLLEAIYTSKTDLLNNWLSNWNDLPEYTSLLNFTSSHDGIGLRALEGIMDDQRVHNLLVESEKRGGLVSHRRLSNGQDQPYELNISWWSAMSNNGSDISLLQFERFLLSQLFTLSLKGVPAFYLPSILASPNDLDSFRKTGQRRDLNREKFEANSLLEVLKNFDSPASKNISYLTHIVKVRSKLKAFHPEASMKCISTNIDNCVIIQRGLHDESVYVFCNMSDKDLEISLLNELGLSELLSNKSLLDNITGTHIKTDTFKLNPYQVMWLSIAA